Proteins from a genomic interval of Longimicrobiales bacterium:
- a CDS encoding O-antigen ligase family protein has protein sequence MAEHERIPVTSPQDRAPAALHIAPPLPGRSEYLALRALQIGAVAVVLAAVTWKEFELDRFYVAKELVLHVTAVIAGLSALRAIRRLTFNRIDVLLTAFVLAGSVSAVFAENGWLAVRALAASASGVVIYWSARALRRAGLAHSLLGAIALAVVVGTGTALLQTYGVETDFFSLNRAPGGTLGNRNSIAHMAAFGLPIILLVSLRATSWTRWLIAGIGAMLAAATLVLTRSRAGFLACGAVLVVLLTALAVSPTLRRHGRTWLRVIVILVLAGAGIAAATLVPNALNWRSDNPYLESLTGVANYQEGSGRGRLVQYRQSLRMAAAHPVLGVGPGNWPVVYPDYAADRDPSLDNSEPGMTSNPWPSSDWIAFISERGFAATLLLVLALAAMGIQAARQLVRGDDPDEALGATALLATLLAATVAGMFDAVLLLALPTLLVFAAAGALVPPEPAREETRFNATPAAPATMGAARSTAGTAAVIVLLFIAAIGALRSAAQLTGMGIYANSSSRTWLSRASFIDPGGYRLHVRLARRGSGLGREARCEHALAARDLFPNAREARNLSSGCD, from the coding sequence CGCATTCCTGTCACATCCCCGCAGGACCGCGCGCCTGCAGCTCTCCACATAGCTCCACCACTCCCGGGCAGATCGGAATACCTCGCACTGCGCGCGCTGCAGATCGGGGCTGTCGCGGTCGTGCTGGCTGCGGTGACATGGAAGGAATTCGAGCTGGACCGGTTTTACGTGGCGAAAGAGCTGGTGCTGCACGTCACGGCGGTGATCGCCGGCCTGTCAGCTCTGCGTGCCATACGGCGACTCACGTTCAACCGTATCGATGTGCTGCTCACCGCGTTCGTCCTGGCGGGCTCGGTGTCGGCAGTCTTCGCGGAAAACGGCTGGCTGGCCGTGCGTGCACTGGCTGCGAGTGCGTCCGGGGTGGTCATCTACTGGAGCGCACGTGCACTACGGCGTGCGGGCCTCGCCCATTCACTGCTCGGCGCGATCGCGCTCGCGGTGGTCGTGGGCACCGGTACGGCGCTGCTCCAGACGTATGGAGTGGAGACGGATTTCTTCTCACTCAACCGCGCGCCCGGCGGCACATTAGGCAACCGGAACTCCATCGCACACATGGCGGCGTTCGGGCTGCCCATCATCCTGCTGGTGTCGCTGCGCGCAACGAGCTGGACGCGCTGGCTGATCGCGGGCATCGGTGCGATGCTGGCGGCGGCGACACTCGTGCTGACCCGATCTCGCGCGGGCTTTCTTGCCTGCGGCGCCGTGCTGGTCGTGCTGCTGACGGCGCTGGCCGTCTCGCCGACACTCAGGCGACACGGCCGTACGTGGCTGCGGGTGATCGTGATCCTGGTGCTTGCCGGCGCAGGCATTGCCGCGGCGACGCTCGTGCCGAACGCTCTGAACTGGCGGAGTGACAACCCGTACCTCGAATCGCTTACCGGCGTTGCGAACTACCAGGAGGGGAGCGGCCGGGGCCGTCTGGTGCAGTATCGTCAGTCGCTGCGCATGGCAGCCGCGCATCCCGTGCTGGGCGTGGGGCCGGGGAACTGGCCGGTCGTGTATCCGGACTACGCCGCGGATCGTGACCCGTCGCTGGACAACAGCGAGCCGGGCATGACATCGAACCCGTGGCCGAGCAGCGACTGGATCGCGTTCATCTCGGAGCGCGGTTTCGCGGCGACCCTGCTGCTCGTACTGGCACTGGCCGCGATGGGCATCCAGGCGGCCCGACAGCTGGTGCGCGGGGACGACCCCGATGAGGCACTCGGCGCGACTGCGCTGCTCGCCACGCTGCTCGCCGCGACGGTTGCCGGAATGTTCGACGCCGTGCTGCTGCTGGCGCTGCCGACGCTGCTCGTGTTCGCGGCCGCGGGCGCACTCGTGCCGCCGGAACCGGCGCGTGAAGAGACGCGGTTCAACGCCACGCCCGCAGCGCCGGCAACAATGGGCGCCGCGCGATCGACGGCCGGCACCGCGGCCGTGATCGTGCTGCTGTTCATTGCCGCGATCGGGGCACTGCGCAGTGCGGCGCAGCTCACTGGCATGGGCATATACGCGAACAGCAGCAGCAGGACGTGGCTGTCGCGTGCTTCGTTCATCGATCCGGGCGGCTACCGTCTGCATGTGCGGCTCGCACGCCGTGGCAGCGGTCTCGGCCGCGAGGCACGCTGCGAGCACGCCCTCGCGGCCCGCGATCTGTTCCCGAACGCGCGCGAAGCCCGCAACCTGAGCAGCGGTTGCGACTGA